gcgtttcaataatcattcttattggaggggcaggtggagcccgtaagagttaacttgagacctaagagccgttgtatgttacctactgcgctcaggtttcaagttgcgggttatagtaaaagtttagtttagaattctccgttaatattcatatataggtcacaataattaattaatttaatttgaagttatagtggtttttaaataggtgaaaaagtgggggcgctaaaaaagtatttattctcaaagtgggcagtagacaaaataaatttgggaaCCACTGATTTACAGTATCAGCCAATTCtgttattactttaaaaatttctgaatttgttgtgaattgttcattgttgtttatttattacaagTTCATCCAatttgtcattaattttttacaaagtcATCATGGTCAGGTGTTCTTCTTAACCATTTCCAAATTGTTCCGAATTCAATTATTTCGTTTTTCTGCCTAGCAGGgttatgttttaattattttaataaatagaatagaatataaataaatagaaattctTAAGCTGTCATTAATATTCAAggtaattgtaaaaatttatattttcttctgtTATTATATtctgaaaataagtaaaattagtAATGTGAAATAAATCCCCCTATTCTTCATAAATGGAAAATCCCCAATTTCAATTAGTACATAGTCTTGTCGGCTGATAAGCAAGTTAGTGTTGTCAAAAGTAAAATGATTATATCAGAAAGCAAACAGAAACTATGACTTATTTTATCTTTATGAATAattctatttctattattaaCTATTATTTTATTCCCTAAATTTTCCCACTCcatagtaaatttacatgttCTGCTGGTTTGAAACAGATTGAATATATAGTCAAATTATAGTGTTGTGCAGCtcctattattttttccagatcacttattattgaatatattttatacatacaagtatatcgagTTATCTCGATTAAGGAAGAATGTACTCGTTCAACGTGCACATTTGTTGAACTAATTGTACTTATGTATTCTTTGGTCACagtaaaatatttcgattttgagGCGTTGTTGAATTATTTGCTCTAAAGTTTTTTCATCAATGTTTGCGTTTCGACAATTGATTTCACAACAAGAAATTTCGAGGATGCGTCGATACAAGTAACATTTCTTTCTGTGGGACTGGGCTGTACCTATTGGAATTAATTTCGGGTGACgttcttatttgtttttgatacaaataataaactttttttaccAGTTCCTTTAACTGTTTCTTCATTTCAGgccaataatataatttttgtatttgcttacTATTTTCGTTGTAATTACGATTTGCCCTACTGTGTGTGTGTCCAACGATTGAACATTGGCATTCTTTGTTAGTGACGtccattacaaataatttagtGTTGAATGGTTCCTTTGAGGGGTTTTTGTATTTCATACAAGTCTTCTACTGTACAATGGATTCTAGTAACTAAATTGAgttgaaaaaattcttttaatataGTTAGcaaattttaagtattatattcaattaaataataCGTTTTTCCAAAGTTTGCTAGTTCTTCATGAATAGCGAGTTTTTATTAAGCAAGATATGTTGCTTAAATTGGTTCAGGGATTTCACTGTTTCTGACGTTGGACGAATCGTCAGTTAAATAGTTGATAAGGCGTCTACTACTCGTATTATGATAATTTGTTCAggcttgtaaaatatttttagtgcgATTTTTTCGATTATATCATGTCAtctttatacccttgcaaccagATGTTACATAGTATTAtagtttgttcacctaacggttgtacgtatcacctgcGGGGTGTGGCCACGACCTCttatatgtttaatgtacatatctcttaagCCACTAAAGCCACAAAAATCAGATTTGCTGAGTATAAATCTTATAAGATCTTCTACCGCCAttgtaaaaattgatgaaatcgaaGGATTATAACAACATATAACaacactgttaaaaactactaaaagcgcaataaatccataaataattacgccagagatattaaattttaccttcaAGATGACACTAAACATTGCAATAGGCAATTTTGACTTTTATGGCACAAGATGTGCTGAGCTTATCACTAAATTCTaatatttcagaatatttaaATGCGCTTATTCGCAACTTAAATAAACATCATATCTAATTAAGCCGCGGATAAAGCACGTTGCCTTGGGCAGCTGTGTCAGGGCTCGGGTTAACTCCCCCCTCTCTAAAATGAATCGCCCACGAATCAATATCGTTCATTTGGTTCAAAATatcagtttatgagatatctaaattttccaTTTGTGTGAGAGTTGTTCgtgattttttacattttaaaataatataaattctgCAAATTATTAGCAAGACTACAATtaaaaatcggactacaaccacacAATGTAAGATTccatttgaaacaaaaaactgtccaaatccaaccaaaactgtttaagaccctaggtaccgaatatgtggttgacttttgaccgaaaatattgatcaatgTGAGAGacatacaattgaaattcaggaatAATCAATCTCTGACAGTGGTATGTTTGTATTAGAATGCTGGCAGCACTGCACCGACGTAAGAGCAgtcaatttttaaagtttttaaagaattgtaaagattggttcaataaatttttttacatcgactcagtcctatatCTGGACAAACCCTGCATTATATTCGAATGTATTATGTCTTTATTTTCTTGTGATGCTGTTCTCTCTTCtgcctttttaatttaaaaaaggcttAAGCAGCGTACCCATTATATGGTTTAAACAttggaattatgaaaaaaagtttaaaaatatcattGTCTCCCAAGGTCACGTGCATTTATTTGATAGTTGAGTTTCTTGGTtctaaacttcttcttctttactggcgtagccACCGCTTACGGGGTTATAGCCAAGTCGaccacagcgcgccagtcgtttcttcttttcgctacgtgacgccaattgaatattccaagcgaagccaggtccttctccacctggtccttccagcggattggaggtcttcctcttcctttgcttcccccggcgggtactgcgtcgaatactttcagagctggagtgttttcgtccaatcGGATAACATGACCAAACCAACGTAGCCTATGTCcttcaattcgctgaactatcaGGCTGGTTCTGGAATCCGAGTGGAAGTGGAAATCAAAATGAATGCAAAAACGAGTGAATTTGCTTTTGGTGTTCTGAAATccgagtttttttttcattttagaacTCGTTTTGTATTCACCCTATAAATGAACTTTACATCtgtcaaatgtaaaaatgaACTTGATAGCTGTCAAATTATTTGTcagcaagaaaaattaaaacggGGCGAAATAAAAATGAGTGCTATTGTTATATTTTCCTCAATTATTTTAGAAAGGGAATTACATGCAGAAGAAGCTGTTAGCAGGAGGATTTTAAGTGACCATTCAAATCCATTACATGTGCCGGATTTCAAGTAAgaatgtaatatttaaaaattattaaagagcgCATGCAAAAAATCTCTTTTAAAGGTAAGCTACCGGGTAAACAAAAGTGCTTTTGAAATGCTGGTAAGCGTCGTAGCTCCACATGTCAAGGAAAGTAGCATCCCGGCACGACTGCAGTTGGCGGCCACACTAAGATTTTTAGCCGAAGGTGGCTTTCAAAAATCAGTAGGAaaggatgttgttgttgcaatggaTCGCAGTACAATTGCGAAAGTTCTTAAGCGGCTGCttaatgttttagaaaaatacatttgtccACAATGGATTAAACTTAATATGACGGAGGCCGAAATAGCCGcatcaaaacaacattttttacaaaacttcgGCATACCTGGCGTGGTTGGATGTGTAGACGGAACACATATTCGGATAACAAAGCCACATAAAGATCCAAGCCTTTTCTACATCCGAAAAGGATATTTCAGCCTCAACGCAATGATTGTAAGTACCAAATATAACTACATACTTGTAACTTTATTGTTGgtaaccaatttttttaaattttcttttagatTTGTGACTACAATATGACAATAGTAGCAATAGATGCCCGTCGCCCTGGTTCAAGCCATGACGCTTTAATATGGAGTGTGAGCAGAGCTCAAGAGTATTTCCAACGCAACTACGAAGGCGGTGAACGTGGCTGTTGGCTTTTGGGTGATGCTGGCTACGCGTTGCAACCATATTTGCTAACTCCGTTTAGGGATCCAAGTGTTGCAACACCACAACATACTTTTAACCAAAGACACTCTTCGGCAAGGAATATTATAGAAAGAACTATAGGTGTTTTAAAAAGCCGATTTAGATGTCTTTCTCGTCACCTACAGTACCAACCTCAAAAAGTAGTGCAAATGACAAATGTTTTCTGCGCTTTgcataatatttgcaaatactATAAATTGCAAGAATTGATAGAGTTTGCCTCAGGAGATGATGAAAACGAACACAATATTAATGTAGAAATAACACACGAAACAACGCTTGATGGAGAGGCTGCAATAATGCGAGAAACTATAGCCAACCTATTTCATACAATTTCCTGAAAATAAAGTGCGCgttgaaataatgcaaatagaTATTATGTAATGGATTTAATGttcatatgtgaatatatttcatttatttaaaattaaaaatatcacatttaGTGTAGTTcagtttgaataaaaaaaatgaatttagttcactaaacaaaataaaaatcacataaattCAATAGTTGTTGCCGCGATTGTACTTTGAGCACATTTTGAGCTCTTGCAGCTCCAActtcttcattttcatttcattctcCTCTTGTCTAAGCCTTTCCAGTTGTAGGTGGTGACGTATGTTCTCGGCCGTGCTTTCTTTAACAGCGATGGTCAATTCTTTCACGGCATCGCACACGTTTTTAAGGCCCGCACTAACTTCCCACGCCACGACAACATTTTCCTCTAGCCCATGCACAAGGTTTTCATGGCCACAGTCTGCTCATTAACATTTGCCCTAAGGCAGTCAGACACCTCAAGCTGGCGTCTGCGAGATGGCGTTGAGAGGACGGCACTGCTTGTTCATGGCAATTCTGCGTCTTCATCCTCGCTTGAATTGCCTGTCATCTCCTCAGAATTTTGAGGAGCACCAAAGTCAGCCGTTTTTTCGATGCCGCCCAAAACGGTATATATGCCACACAACTGGGCAATTTTATCTTCTCTTGCTGTTAACGTGTGCTTGTTAAACGGCCCTCCCCTGTTGCTCTAGCTTCGGAATTATTGTGGGCAACTTTTTTCCTGATAAAGGACTTCCAATCCATCCAAACCTAATGCAATATTAGATTTAGAAAAGTTCTTAAGTTCACTTTTGACTTTATCGCCTTTTACAAAGCCCCGGGCGATGTCTTTATGGGCTTCCATGAATTGGATTGCATCCTGCTCTGCATTCTTATGTTTTCCCctttaaaaatatcacatttcaattaacaatttttttataatcaaaattaactatttttaatccctttttgtgcaaaatttaaacatttaattacACTTACATGTTCGCGCAAACAAAGTTTGAATTGAAGTGAATGCAAACCGACAAATTTCTTGTGAATTCGTTTTCCAGAACACGCATATTCACTCGAAAttcatttttgagaaaaatgtggAAATGAATCGGGGGAAGTGGAACATAGAACACCAAATATCGGATTGAAAGTGAATTTGCTTGATATTCACTCGGAAGTGAATCACAGAACTTGCCTGTATGTCAATGTCGGcgcatatctcatacagctcatcgttccatcgaatgcgatattcgccgtggccaacgcgcaaatgaccataaatctttcgcagaacctttccctcgaaaactcgcacgtcgactcatcagctgttgtcaacGCCCATGCCGCTGCACCATgtagcaggacgagaattatgaggaacttatagagtttggtttttttattcgTTGAGAGAgcactttgcttctcaattccCTACTAAgaccgaagtagcatctgttgacaagagtttttctgcgttggatttccaggctgacttTGCTGGTGGTGTTTagactggttccaagataggcgaaattatctacgactttaaagttatgactgttaacaacTATTTGTCGCAACTGTGAGCTTAAGGGTAGACCAGCTGGGCATCTGATGATGTCAGCTGTCTGCCCTATATATTGTGGCATTATTGAGCGCGCCCTCGCCAGACACTGATGGGTGGGTTTATCCAGCTCAACTGCCACCAGTGGTGTGGTTCGGGGTCTTCCTGGGGGTTTTAAGGTCTTCACTGACCTTAGAGCTAACGCTGCAATAGTTGGGAATAATCCACGCTACGATTGCGTAGTTGTGGATTCTTCACAACTAGGTATATGTGTAGCTGTAGAAGGGGAGTTCGGTAGGATGATTTTTGCtagtatttattgtaaatatagcgagcccctagagccctacctgggctacatggataagctgctactacttgcgagtagcagtccatttatcctagggctggatgcgaatgcctcgtcctcgatgtggttTAGTAAAGTATCCCGGCATTCGTCTGGATAACAAAACCACAGTCGAGGCGAGGCATTAAGCGTATGTGTGGTGGCTAAAAGCCTCCACATTTTGAATGAGCCGAGTGAATGGTATACGTTTGAAGGGCCTGGGGGCGTAAGTGACATTGACGTGACGCTTATGAATGAGGCAGCAAGTAGGGCCTTTATCGTTAGGTGGGAGGTTAGggtttgattcaaattatggttacccctCGATCCCCTCCCCCGCCTTATGAgagtccattgcggcgatggcgtaccactggtactgactggaaccaatatggactctcggttagggaagCGGTATCGCATATACCGCTTAGTGAATTTGTGGAGTTGGGAGTTGACGAGCAGATTGCTCGTCTCTATGAGGTAGTTTGGGGGGTTAATGATAGGGTTTTTCATAGGTATGGCTGTTCTAAagttagtaaaattaaatggtggacgcgtgagctaaccttgaagaggaggactgtcaggcgattgaggcgaaagtttcaacgcgcccgacggtccaattctgataggCTGTCCCAATTTAGGTACGAATTTAGTTGTGCGGAAAGGGAATACAAAGAGATGTTGGTGAAAATCAAGGAAGAGGGATACTTTTCCcgcgagtggaaaagtgctagggttgttcctctcctgaagtcccctggtaaggtcaggagcgatcctcgatcttatcggggcatcagtctccttccagtacttggaaaagtgctggaaagagtcatggtggaacggcttcaggaggtaacgcggggtatgtggtcggataggcagtttggcttcaggaaaggacgcagtatagaggatgcgtGGTTCTACGTTCAGAATgtcgttagggagaatgtcaacaagtatgtccttggcatatttgttgacttcaaagGGGCGTTTGactacctaagctgggatcgagtggtgcaacggctggaggagcttggctgtccggaaattactctttggcggagttatttttcggacagaaaggcctctcttgtcggcatgaatgggagtgtgagttgttcgaggctgcccgcagggttccatctgtggtccatatatttggaaccttatgatggacactctgcttgggcagctcgagccactctgtaaatgttgtgcgtatgcggacgaccttcttcttatggtcgAAGGTCGTTCGAGGTCTGAGCTAGAGCGGGCGGGAGGAGATCTTTTAGAGATcgttaattcttggggtttaggtgtgggagtcgacatatcgatggacaaaacggtgggaatgctgctgaaaggtagattgttatcgggtcgtccaccgattgtccgtgtgaacggggtcagcatcagatatgtgacgcaaatcaaatatctgggactgaccatgagtgaaaggatgtgttttactccacacttggcgaatgtgaaggagcaactgcaggcaactgtaggcaaaatacgacggattttgaggagcgattggggtctcggacgtcgtgctgtccgcaccacatatcgtggcttgtttgtggcctgtgccacttatggagcccctATATGGTGGGAGAGAGCCACGACTGTCTgggggtctcaaaaactcctctcaatccagcgttgcatgatgcttgcatgtttgcctgtatgtcgcaccgtatatacggatgcgatgcaggtcttgttaggtgcaccccctcttgacaTCATTGGCATACAGCgagctgttgcattcaggttaagaaggggcttgagtgtgtcattgctgcggaatgactggatttctgacgatgatgtggagagggagggatatctagggagcaagaggctcctagatgatagggttagatgtaggtggcaagaacgttgggacaatagtcctaacggccgagtgacgtacgagtacattcgggacgtggggttcgttgtgAATAACCCatacttcagattttgtctgagtctaggtttcctgcttacggggtatgggcctctgaatgcatttttgcatcagaggcacctttcGGATACGTCGCGATGTTTTTGTGGGGCAGTTTTAGAAAACTGGTCGCATTTAATTGCGGAGTGCCCAATGTACTCGGAaattagggatctgggtggtatggggattagctggactgatggacgattagatgttagtggtgtgatctccactagtcggaataccgaacagttagggttgTTTGCGCAtgaattatttaagcggcgaaggcggttagctggaaattagggttttagttttttgtatgaTTGGTGTGTGTGAGTGATGTATgcatggggtccaacccctggccaccagtccagagcagcatggaagctcaactggtagtagtttcggctacgaggtctgaccggagacttaattctggtaccacagGGAGCAGGAGctcttggaggtaactccaacctgctcatgcggactggcccctcggggagtatcgtgatggttgtggttaaaacccaaatcgcagGAAGATTGACTTTGTCAGCTGGATGtagagttgcattgcaaccgggtgccggacccaaagcacggcagaggttttagatgggcctcgaaccctaccaaggaggtttgtgtgtccattccacactgccaattggtactgaaaatgcttagcattctcagagcgctgatcaacgcattgatttgatccgctgtgcatttgagcgccgtggagtaaggctgtcgtcagcaggtgcccacgtaaaacacaccggacgttgtcaacagtaACATGGGAGCCTAgccgcgaatgcgacgactgtttgtttaatgacaggagatgtttctcatttgctttgcttattgttgttaaggccaatgatatcaatatcatcagcatacgccagcagttgtacactcttataaaagattgtaccttctcggcttagttctgcagctcgaattattttctccagaagtaggttgaaaaTGTCGGACGAAAGAGACTTGTTTGAAatctcgtttgatatcgaacggctcggagaggtccttcccgatcctgacgtagcttttggtgttgctcaacgtcagcctacgcagccgtattagttttacggggataccaaattcagacatcgcagcttaaaggcagcttcttttcaagctatcaaaagcagctttgaaatcgacgaggagtgtcaattctcttttcactggtcttttcaaagatttggccAAGGTGAATATCTGGCCAGCTGTTGATTTTCAGATCTAAAACCACACTtacaaggtccaatcagtttgttgacggtgggctttttcacacaatactctgttagaaccttatacgcgatgttgaggaggcttatcccacggcagttggcgcagattgtggggtcccctttttgtgaattgggcagagcacacttagattccaatcgttgggcatgctttcatccgaccacattttacaaaaatattctgATTTTACGTTGTAAAAATGAGCGATATAAGATAATAGCCGCGCCTTCTTTCCATATTAATTAAATTCCACTTCAATCGTccgtttccagtacacaaattaagaagcaattaatatagcaggataaaactttgcgcCAATAACGTTTAGTGCGTGccgtttaataattatttagcccccatatacttaatataaagattttcgaatttcctaGTCACTatgtcggccaatatgtgagttatcccaacgAAAagaagagagcgtgttttactcataacattgtatctttgtgc
Above is a genomic segment from Bactrocera neohumeralis isolate Rockhampton unplaced genomic scaffold, APGP_CSIRO_Bneo_wtdbg2-racon-allhic-juicebox.fasta_v2 cluster09, whole genome shotgun sequence containing:
- the LOC126764129 gene encoding putative nuclease HARBI1; the encoded protein is MLVSVVAPHVKESSIPARLQLAATLRFLAEGGFQKSVGKDVVVAMDRSTIAKVLKRLLNVLEKYICPQWIKLNMTEAEIAASKQHFLQNFGIPGVVGCVDGTHIRITKPHKDPSLFYIRKGYFSLNAMIICDYNMTIVAIDARRPGSSHDALIWSVSRAQEYFQRNYEGGERGCWLLGDAGYALQPYLLTPFRDPSVATPQHTFNQRHSSARNIIERTIGVLKSRFRCLSRHLQYQPQKVVQMTNVFCALHNICKYYKLQELIEFASGDDENEHNINVEITHETTLDGEAAIMRETIANLFHTIS